In Spinacia oleracea cultivar Varoflay chromosome 5, BTI_SOV_V1, whole genome shotgun sequence, a single window of DNA contains:
- the LOC110797053 gene encoding cell division control protein 48 homolog A yields the protein MANPTPSDHAKPSSSKSDKNYSTAILERKKAPNRLVVDEAVNDDNSVVTISPASMDELDLFRGDTVLIKGKKRKFTACVVLGDEQCEVSKIRMNKVVRANLRVRLGDVVSVHQCNNLQFGKRVHILPIDDTIEGVTGNLFDAYLKPYFMEAYRPVTKGDLFLVRGGMRSVEFKVVETEPAEMCIVSPDTEIFCDGEPIRREDEERLNEVGYDDVGGVRKQMAQIRELVELPLRHPKLFSSIGVKPPKGILLYGPPGTGKTLIAKAVANETGAFFFLINGPEIMSKMAGESESNLRKAFEEAEKNAPSIIFIDEIDSIAPKRDKTNGEVERRIVSQLLTLMDGLKSRAHVIVMGATNRPNSIDPALRRFGRFDREIDIGVPDEVGRLEVLRIHTKNMKLAEDVDLEKVSKETHGYVGADLAALCTEGALQCIREKMDVIDLEDETIDAEVLNSMAVTNEHFQTALGSSNPSALRETVVEVPNVSWEDIGGLETVKRELQETVQYPVEHPEKFEKFGMSPSKGVLFYGPPGCGKTLLAKAIANECQANFISVKGPELLTMWFGESEANVREIFDKARQSAPCVLFFDELDSIATQRGGSGGDAGGAADRVLNQMLTEMDGMNAKKTVFVIGATNRPDIIDSALLRPGRLDQLIYIPLPDESSRLQIFKSCLRKSPVSKDVDLTALARYTNGFSGADITEICQRACKYAIRENIEKDIEKEKKRSEHPESMEDDESEEVSEIKAAHFEESMKYARRSVSDADIRKYTSFAQTLQQSRGFGTEFRFATNQSATAAANATTSAEATYDGDDDLYD from the exons ATGGCTAATCCCACTCCTTCCGATCACGCCAAGCCCTCTTCTTC GAAAAGTGACAAAAACTACTCTACTGCAATTCTTGAGCGTAAAAAGGCTCCAAACCGCCTCGTcgttgatgaagcagtcaacgATGACAACTCTGTGGTTACCATCAGCCCTGCATCCATGGATGAACTTGACCTATTTCGAGGAGATACAGTCTTAATTAAG GGAAAGAAAAGGAAGTTTACAGCATGCGTTGTGTTGGGAGATGAGCAGTGTGAAGTATCCAAAATCAGGATGAATAAAGTTGTGAGGGCAAATCTTCGAGTTCGCCTTGGAGATGTTGTTTCTGTACACCAATGCAACAATTTGCAGTTTGGTAAAAGAGTTCATATTTTACCAATTGATGATACTATTGAGGGTGTTACTGGCAACCTGTTTGATGCTTATTTGAAGC CATACTTTATGGAAGCTTATCGTCCAGTTACAAAAGGTGATCTTTTCCTTGTAAGGGGAGGAATGCGAAGTGTTGAATTCAAAGTTGTCGAAACTGAACCTGCAGAAATGTGTATTGTATCTCCTGATACCGAGATCTTCTGTGATGGTGAGCCTATTAGACGTGAGGATGAAGAGAGATTAAACGAGGTTGGTTATGACGATGTTGGTGGTGTAAGGAAACAAATGGCTCAAATCCGTGAACTTGTTGAACTTCCTCTTAGACACCCAAAACTCTTCTCTTCAATCGGTGTTAAACCTCCAAAAGGAATCCTACTCTACGGACCACCTGGTACTGGAAAAACGCTTATTGCCAAAGCTGTTGCTAATGAAACTGGAGCCTTCTTCTTCTTGATTAACGGGCCAGAAATCATGTCAAAAATGGCTGGAGAAAGTGAAAGCAATTTGAGGAAGGCATTCGAAGAAGCTGAGAAGAATGCACCTTCTATCATTTTCATTGATGAGATTGATTCCATTGCTCCTAAGAGAGATAAGACTAATGGTGAAGTTGAAAGGCGGATTGTTTCTCAATTGTTGACTTTGATGGATGGTCTTAAGAGCCGTGCTCATGTTATTGTTATGGGTGCTACTAATCGGCCTAATAGTATTGATCCTGCTCTTAGAAGATTTGGGAGATTTGATCGTGAGATTGACATTGGTGTTCCTGATGAAGTTGGGAGGTTGGAAGTTCTCCGCATCCACACCAAGAATATGAAACTTGCAGAAGAT GTTGATCTTGAAAAAGTATCAAAGGAAACACATGGTTATGTGGGTGCAGATCTTGCTGCTCTTTGCACAGAAGGAGCTCTTCAGTGTATTAGGGAGAAAATGGATGTCATTGACTTAGAAGACGAGACAATTGATGCTGAAGTGTTAAACTCTATGGCTGTTACAAATGAACACTTCCAAACTGCCCTGGGATCTTCCAACCCATCCGCCCTGCGTGAAACA GTTGTGGAGGTTCCTAATGTTTCATGGGAGGATATTGGTGGTTTGGAAACTGTCAAAAGAGAACTTCAAGAG ACTGTGCAATACCCAGTGGAGCATCCAGAGAAGTTTGAGAAATTTGGAATGTCACCTTCCAAAGGTGTTCTCTTCTACGGTCCTCCTGGTTGTGGGAAAACATTGCTTGCAAAGGCAATTGCTAATGAATGCCAAGCCAACTTCATCAGCGTAAAGGGACCGGAGTTGCTGACTATGTGGTTTGGAGAAAGTGAGGCAAACGTGAGAGAAATTTTTGACAAGGCTCGTCAATCAGCTCcttgtgttttgttttttgaCGAACTTGACTCCATTGCTACTCAG CGTGGCGGGTCAGGTGGAGATGCCGGTGGAGCAGCTGATAGAGTGTTGAACCAAATGTTGACCGAGATGGATGGGATGAACGCTAAGAAAACAGTTTTTGTGATAGGAGCTACAAACAGACCAGACATTATTGACTCTGCATTGCTAAGACCTGGAAGACTTGATCAGTTGATCTATATCCCTCTTCCTGATGAAAGTTCCCGCCTTCAGATTTTCAAGTCTTGTTTGAGGAAATCGCCAGTTTCTAAGGACGTTGACCTTACTGCTCTTGCTCGGTATACAAATGGTTTCAGTGGTGCTGATATTACTGAAATCTGTCAACGTGCCTGCAAATATGCCATCAGAGAAAACATTGAGAAG GATAttgagaaggagaagaagagaAGTGAGCACCCTGAAAGTATGGAAGACGATGAAAGTGAAGAGGTGTCTGAGATTAAGGCAGCACACTTTGAAGAGTCGATGAAGTATGCACGAAGAAGTGTCAGCGATGCAGACATTAGGAAATACACGTCGTTTGCACAAACGTTGCAGCAGTCTCGCGGGTTTGGTACTGAATTCCGTTTTGCCACAAATCAGAGTGCAACTGCTGCTGCTAATGCAACCACTTCTGCTGAAGCCACttatgatggtgatgatgatttatatgattag
- the LOC110797025 gene encoding uncharacterized protein gives MSLCFPSFFFFFLYVLLFSFSIPHCSASDCLAGGSKISDGSSQSTLISPGKVFELGFFTPDESFNNNRYLGIWYYSSNPKIFVWVANRDKPLLASKSYLIVKDGKAEVFDIHGSSYWTIGSAVSVNSTKLCLTDHGNLILSRDQGVRPIWQSFDHPTDTILPGMMLKGSLNLTSWQNRSDPAIGNSLLLLQPGNNPKMVINEKGYPQYWDSGADPSAKIPPVLSELLNSNTSLLNNTRLVINFTGQIQLWKRERESESGSSWSLDWWEPKDRCSFDTVCGNFGSCNSNSGLPCKCLPGFRPSLPSEWNLGCFTGGCVTEFGTPSQRINSWNDTFLKLPMMKVGETDCTASTEQDCKARCLNDITCVAYSVGIGNCRGTGSSTEKRCLMWANQLPRLQEEYSQGLTLFLRTPSSGIESTKRDCKPCGAYVIPYPLSTGGASCGDSLYSKLHCNSETGQVNFSTPTGTFRVTLINPDAKQFTIQVMRANSCDSEYIESFVLPSKNSVPFFLRNCTVFKDYPLIQLGQPFIEVDIGWKPPSEPTCSVYSDCVSWPDTTCKGSKGGTRRCICRSNFRWDGSKLKCTRVPFPVKAVAPCIAVALAIILLSGAFFVYRKRERRIAEKQGSLKFKGDDTEGVDVPFYSWGSILSATNNFADTNKLGTGGFGSVYMGKLPDGKEIAVKRLSSLSMQGVAEFRTEVVLIARLQHRNLVRLLGYCVKADENILVYEYMPYGSLDSCLFDQTFSVYLDWEKRFDIIFGIARGLVYLHQDSRLRIIHRDLKPSNILLDAELNPKISDFGIARIVGGEETEASTNKVVGTYGYMSPEYAYEGFFSFKSDVFSFGVVVLETISGRRNARTTVFEQGLSLLGHAWRLWTEDRGLEFIDPTLKESCNPIEVLKCIYVGLLCVQDDPVDRPTMSTVVLMLSSSESTESHSFPKKPAFFTRTFSSETASSSSLGGSSFFSNMITVSTVGRFQCSTNNNKKDKFLIVAQRAIAHSLRLLLLFLVKHCALLLFLMQIAIKSIMWLCYSIFLIFLFSFPILHCSASDCLEEGSVVTDDTSNNTLVSPGKVFELGFFTPDGNTDNRRYLGIWYFNPPNPKIIVWVANRDKPLLESNGSFVFEHRKVKLFDGEGLVYWSTDDFPSGRVQSTGPKNPALTFNSSKYAVPAGRYGYYSNRPFLINGTRRVCDMNTCRRSPARLCLRDNGNLVLSDLDQGNQVLWQSFAHPTDTFLPGMSLDGSLLLSSSNLNLTSWQNHNHPEKGNFTLLLQLGTVNNWVIVEGRHSHYWESKTNPFDKNASALSGILELGDNSFLQKNNTLIRLVMSFTGQVQFWNWESDQRSWSLKWSEPKDVCSLYNKCGVFSTCNSNNAVVCKCLPGFKPSAQWNSGDTSGGCSPISSPSNRNDSSSDIFLPLPMMTVGNGTCTISAEVNCTAECLNDPACVAYSFGLDCSGAGTSTDEKRCLLWSNVLNYLQEESPDGITIYLRTTRSDIESKSRVCKPCGTYIIPYPLSTATNCGDPSYFNFKCNETTGQIYFSTGILTYKVTSFDPVAKKFTIQIGQGNSCDEKSFVLSPKDSLQYKSYCKVVKDQSFLGQSFIEVEMGWKAPSEPACSAPSDCYDWPHTSCKTRGGKMSCICGSRFHWDGRNLKCNKVVFLKVVIPCIAGALAVFLLCGIYFIYCVWKRRPDELQGSVEFKGDDAEGIDVPFFDWEIILSATNNFAEINKLGTGGFGSVYRGKLPDGQEIAVKRLSTVSVQGVEEFRTEVKLIAKLQHRNLVRLVGYCMKADEKILVYEYMPNGSLDSCLFDERHSVYLDWKQRLDIILGIARGLVYLHQDSRLRIIHRDLKPSNILLDEELNPKISDFGIARIVGGKETQASTNRVVGTYGYMSPEYASDGIFSVKSDVFSFGVVILETISGRRNSKIFMFEHGLSLLGYAWKLWNEDKGLELMDAKLNESCLISDVLKCIHIGLLCVQEDPSDRPTMSTVVHMLSGGESASFPVAKQPAFMNRKPLSENASSSSAKDLSVHEVMTVSTIGR, from the exons ATGTCTCTTTGTTTTCCcagcttcttctttttcttcttataTGTGCTGTTATTTTCCTTTTCTATACCTCATTGTAGCGCGAGTGATTGCTTAGCAGGTGGCTCTAAGATCAGTGATGGTAGTAGCCAAAGCACCTTAATATCTCCAGGCAAAGTATTTGAGCTTGGATTTTTTACTCCTGATGAGAGCTTCAACAACAACAGGTATTTGGGCATATGGTATTACAGCTCCAATCCAAAGATATTCGTATGGGTTGCTAACAGAGATAAGCCTCTTTTGGCATCCAAAAGTTACCTCATAGTAAAAGATGGCAAGGCCGAGGTTTTTGATATACATGGTTCAAGTTACTGGACAATCGGTTCTGCTGTATCTGTAAATTCAACAAAACTGTGTTTAACTGATCATGGGAACTTAATTTTATCAAGAGATCAAGGAGTAAGGCCAATATGGCAAAGCTTTGATCACCCAACTGACACGATTCTTCCAGGGATGATGTTAAAGGGAAGCTTAAATTTGACATCTTGGCAAAATCGCAGCGATCCAGCAATAGGGAACTCTCTTTTGCTGCTACAACCAGGAAACAATCCTAAAATGGTTATAAACGAAAAAGGATATCCACAGTATTGGGATAGCGGAGCTGACCCTTCTGCTAAGATTCCACCAGTGTTGTCTGAATTATTGAACAGCAATACTTCTCTTCTTAACAATACAAGATTAGTGATAAACTTCACTGGACAGATTCAGTTATGgaaaagggaaagggaaagcgAAAGCGGAAGTAGTTGGTCTCTTGATTGGTGGGAGCCTAAAGATAGGTGTAGCTTTGATACTGTGTGTGGAAACTTTGGCAGTTGCAATAGTAATAGCGGATTGCCTTGCAAGTGCTTGCCAGGGTTTAGGCCTAGTTTACCATCGGAGTGGAATTTAGGATGCTTTACTGGTGGGTGTGTGACAGAATTTGGAACTCCTTCTCAGAGGATAAATAGTTGGAATGATACATTCTTGAAATTGCCTATGATGAAAGTGGGAGAAACAGATTGTACTGCATCTACAGAACAAGACTGTAAGGCTCGATGCCTTAACGACATTACTTGTGTTGCTTACTCTGTTGGTATTGGAAATTGCAGAGGAACGGGCTCTTCTACTGAGAAGAGGTGCTTAATGTGGGCTAATCAACTTCCACGTTTACAGGAGGAGTACTCTCAAGGGCTTACCCTCTTTCTCCGCACACCATCTTCAGGCATAG AATCAACTAAAAGAGACTGCAAACCTTGTGGAGCTTATGTTATCCCTTATCCCCTAAGTACTGGTGGAGCGAGTTGTGGTGATTCCTTGTACTCCAAACTTCACTGCAATTCAGAGACAGGGCAGGTTAACTTCTCAACTCCCACAGGCACCTTCAGAGTCACCTTAATTAATCCAGATGCAAAACAATTTACCATCCAAGTCATGCGTGCAAACAGTTGTGACAGTGAATATATAGAATCGTTTGTACTTCCATCCAAGAATTCGGTGCCATTCTTTTTAAGAAATTGCACTGTTTTTAAGGATTACCCGTTGATTCAACTCGGACAGCCTTTTATTGAAGTTGACATAGGATGGAAACCACCATCAGAGCCCACTTGTAGTGTGTATTCAGATTGTGTTTCTTGGCCCGATACTACTTGCAAAGGCTCGAAAGGGGGTACACGGAGGTGTATATGTAGATCAAATTTTCGTTGGGATGGGTCGAAGCTGAAATGTACCAGAG TCCCTTTTCCTGTCAAAGCTGTGGCTCCTTGCATAGCTGTTGCATTGGCGATTATTTTACTCTCTGGCGCATTCTTTGTTTACCGTAAGCGTGAAAGGAGGATTGCTGAAAAGCAAG GCTCACTTAAGTTCAAGGGAGATGATACTGAAGGCGTAGATGTCCCTTTTTACAGTTGGGGGAGCATACTATCTGCTACGAACAATTTTGCTGACACAAATAAGCTTGGTACCGGCGGATTTGGTTCTGTTTATATG GGAAAACTTCCAGATGGAAAGGAAATTGCTGTTAAGAGGCTCTCaagtttatcaatgcaaggTGTTGCAGAATTTAGGACCGAGGTTGTGCTGATTGCCAGACTTCAGCATCGGAATCTTGTTAGACTTCTGGGATATTGTGTGAAAGCAGATGAGAACATTTTAGTTTATGAATACATGCCTTATGGAAGCCTGGACTCGTGTTTATTTG ATCAAACATTTTCTGTCTACTTGGACTGGGAGAAACGTTTTGACATCATCTTTGGAATAGCTAGAGGCCTTGTTTATCTCCACCAAGACTCGAGGCTTAGAATTATTCATCGAGACCTAAAACCAAGCAACATTTTACTTGATGCGGAGCTCAATCCAAAAATTTCGGACTTTGGTATAGCAAGAATTGTTGGAGGGGAAGAAACAGAGGCAAGCACTAACAAGGTTGTCGGAACATA TGGTTATATGTCTCCGGAGTATGCATATGAAGGGTTCTTTTCATTTAAGTCGGATGTTTTCAGCTTTGGCGTGGTTGTACTGGAGACTATAAGTGGCAGAAGAAATGCAAGAACAACTGTGTTTGAGCAAGGGCTGAGTCTGCTTGGACAT GCATGGAGATTATGGACTGAAGATAGGGGACTGGAATTCATAGATCCAACACTCAAAGAATCATGCAATCCCATCGAAGTGTTGAAGTGCATTTATGTCGGGTTATTATGTGTACAAGATGACCCTGTTGATCGCCCCACCATGTCAACCGTGGTCCTCATGCTGAGCAGCAGTGAAAGTACTGAAAGTCATTCATTTCCGAAAAAACCAGCTTTCTTTACTAGAACATTCTCAAGTGAGACTGCCTCATCTTCCAGTCTAGGTGGTTCGAGCTTTTTTAGTAATATGATCACTGTATCTACTGTAG GCAGGTTCCAGTGTTCTactaataataacaaaaaagaCAAGTTCTTGATCGTTGCGCAACGTGCTATTGCCCATTCCCTCCG ATTACTGCTTTTATTCTTAGTGAAGCATTGTGCTTTGCTGCTTTTTCTCATGCAGATTGCCATTAAGTCAATAATGTGGCTCTGTTATTCCATTTTCTTAATCTTCTTGTTTTCCTTTCCCATACTGCATTGCAGCGCTAGTGACTGCTTAGAAGAAGGTTCTGTTGTGACTGATGATACCAGCAACAATACTCTAGTATCACCTGGTAAAGTGTTTGAACTCGGGTTCTTCACTCCTGATGGGAACACGGATAACAGAAGGTATTTGGGTATATGGTATTTTAATCCGCCCAATCCAAAGATAATCGTGTGGGTTGCTAATAGAGATAAACCCCTGTTGGAATCCAATGGCTCCTTTGTATTTGAACATCGTAAAGTCAAGTTATTTGATGGAGAAGGTCTGGTGTACTGGTCAACCGATGATTTTCCATCTGGTCGAGTACAGTCCACGGGCCCTAAAAACCCAGCTCTTACCTTCAACAGTTCTAAATACGCGGTTCCTGCGGGCCGGTACGGGTATTATTCAAATCGGCCCTTTCTAATAAATGGAACAAGAAGAGTATGTGACATGAACACATGTAGAAGAAGTCCTGCTCGACTATGTTTGAGGGATAATGGAAACTTGGTTCTAAGTGATTTAGACCAAGGCAATCAAGTCTTGTGGCAAAGTTTCGCACACCCAACTGATACATTTCTTCCAGGAATGAGTTTAGATGGAAGCTTACTTCTGTCATCATCAAACTTAAATCTGACATCTTGGCAAAACCACAACCACCCAGAGAAAGGAAATTTCACGCTTTTGCTACAACTTGGTACGGTTAATAATTGGGTTATTGTTGAAGGTCGACATTCACATTATTGGGAGAGTAAAACAAATCCTTTTGACAAGAATGCATCAGCATTGTCTGGAATTTTGGAGCTTGGTGATAATTCCTTTCTTCAGAAGAACAATACACTAATACGACTAGTGATGAGCTTCACGGGACAGGTTCAGTTTTGGAATTGGGAAAGTGATCAAAGAAGCTGGTCTTTGAAATGGTCAGAGCCAAAGGATGTTTGTAGTTTGTACAATAAGTGTGGAGTTTTTAGTACTTGCAATAGTAATAACGCGGTGGTGTGCAAGTGTTTGCCGGGTTTTAAGCCTAGTGCACAGTGGAATTCTGGAGACACTTCTGGAGGCTGTTCTCCAATATCATCTCCAAGTAATAGGAATGACAGTTCAAGTGATATTTTCTTGCCATTGCCAATGATGACAGTGGGAAACGGGACTTGTACTATTTCTGCTGAAGTAAACTGCACAGCAGAATGCCTTAATGATCCTGCTTGTGTAGCGTACTCTTTTGGTCTTGATTGCTCGGGAGCAGGCACTTCAACTGATGAGAAGAGATGCTTATTATGGAGTAATGTACTTAATTACTTGCAGGAGGAGTCTCCTGACGGAATAACTATTTATCTCCGCACAACACGTTCTGATATAG AATCGAAATCAAGAGTATGCAAGCCTTGTGGAACTTACATTATTCCCTACCCCCTTAGCACTGCTACAAATTGTGGGGATCCCTCATACTTCAATTTCAAATGCAATGAAACAACAGGCCAGATTTATTTCTCAACTGGAATTCTCACATATAAAGTCACTTCATTTGATCCTGTTGCAAAAAAATTTACCATCCAAATTGGACAAGGAAATAGTTGTGATGAAAAATCATTTGTTCTATCTCCAAAGGATTCCTTGCAATACAAAAGTTACTGCAAGGTTGTTAAGGACCAATCTTTTTTAGGACAATCTTTTATTGAAGTTGAAATGGGCTGGAAAGCACCATCAGAACCTGCTTGTAGTGCTCCTTCTGATTGTTATGATTGGCCTCATACTTCTTGTAAAACAAGAGGTGGCAAGATGAGTTGCATTTGTGGTTCAAGATTTCATTGGGATGGAAGAAATTTGAAATGCAATAAAG TGGTTTTTCTCAAGGTGGTGATTCCTTGCATAGCTGGTGCATTGGCAGTTTTTCTTTTATGCGGAATATACTTTATTTATTGTGTCTGGAAAAGAAGACCTGATGAATTACAAG GCTCTGTTGAGTTCAAGGGAGATGATGCTGAAGGCATAGATGTGCCCTTTTTTGATTGGGAAATCATACTTTCTGCTACAAACAACTTTGCAGAAATAAATAAACTTGGAACAGGAGGGTTTGGCTCTGTATACAGG GGAAAGCTTCCAGATGGGCAGGAAATTGCTGTCAAAAGGCTGTCAACTGTATCAGTACAAGGTGTTGAAGAATTCAGGACTGAAGTCAAGTTAATTGCCAAACTTCAGCATCGGAACCTTGTTAGACTTGTCGGGTACTGCATGAAAGCAGATGAGAAGATATTAGTCTATGAATACATGCCCAATGGAAGCCTAGACTCTTGTTTATTTG ATGAAAGGCATTCTGTGTATTTGGACTGGAAACAGCGTTTAGACATCATTTTGGGGATAGCTCGGGGCCTGGTTTATCTTCACCAAGACTCAAGACTTAGAATCATTCATCGAGATCTGAAACCAAGCAACATTTTACTTGATGAAGAACtgaatccaaaaatttcagACTTCGGCATAGCAAGGATTGTTGGAGGGAAGGAAACACAGGCAAGCACTAACAGAGTTGTTGGAACATA CGGATACATGTCTCCAGAGTACGCATCTGATGGGATATTTTCAGTGAAGTCTGATGTTTTCAGCTTTGGTGTGGTAATATTGGAGACCATAAGTGGTAGAAGGAATTCAAAAATCTTTATGTTTGAGCACGGTCTTAGCTTGCTAGGATAT GCCTGGAAACTGTGGAATGAAGATAAAGGATTGGAATTGATGGATGCAAAACTCAACGAATCGTGCTTGATTTCAGACGTTCTGAAATGCATTCATATTGGGTTGTTGTGCGTACAAGAAGACCCAAGTGATCGCCCCACAATGTCAACCGTAGTTCACATGTTGAGCGGTGGTGAAAGTGCATCTTTCCCAGTTGCTAAACAACCAGCTTTCATGAACAGGAAACCATTATCAGAGAATGCTTCATCTTCCAGTGCAAAGGATTTGAGTGTGCATGAGGTGATGACGGTATCTACAATAGGCCGGTAA